From a region of the Acidobacteriota bacterium genome:
- a CDS encoding glycosyltransferase — translation MAPKRMTVLRHGSGRWEVGATESVATVDRLKVSLRGGELLRHLFRYDEARILTHRLDTIGRPLKLALFLRVLSRGRCFVEDEGGHQRPLAYPLIARWAWQAIREPFGKARLLQSIDDEAAALVTRAAAEPPRRLTSSHQPLYLRTDLSFGLKAGGSVGHIAGVINHLHAFGGAPVMLTTDVVPTVDPAIEVHLVPPAEAFWEYPELPSLVMNSQFQSVAAATVGSRPVSFVYQRYSLNSYAGARFAVHHRVPYVMEYNGSEIWMSRHWGSPLEHEALSQRIELANLQIADLVVVVSQPMADELMARGVPRDKILVNPNGVEPDRYSPGIDGSEVRIQHGLVGKTVIGFIGTMGPWHGAEVLAAAFAKLLASHPEYRETVRLLMIGDGVKMGEVTAALEAGGVGDLTVLAGIVPQAEGPRYLAACDILASPHVPNPDGTPFFGSPTKLFEYMAMGKGIVASDLDQVGEILEHGRAAQMTVPGNVDSLVEGLRVLVEDPTRREALGAEARRLAVARHSWREHTRRIIQALTERVPVS, via the coding sequence CGCGACCGAGTCCGTCGCCACCGTCGACCGGTTGAAGGTGTCCCTTCGTGGCGGTGAGCTGCTCCGACACTTGTTCCGCTACGACGAGGCGCGCATCTTAACGCATCGCCTCGACACGATCGGCCGCCCGCTCAAGCTCGCCCTGTTCTTGCGCGTGCTGAGCCGCGGACGCTGTTTTGTCGAAGACGAGGGCGGCCATCAACGGCCACTGGCGTATCCGCTGATCGCCCGCTGGGCGTGGCAGGCCATTCGCGAGCCCTTCGGGAAGGCGCGGCTGCTGCAATCGATCGACGACGAGGCTGCAGCACTGGTGACCCGAGCCGCCGCCGAGCCGCCGCGTCGACTGACGTCCTCACACCAACCGCTTTACCTGCGCACCGACCTGAGCTTCGGGCTGAAGGCCGGCGGCTCGGTGGGACACATCGCGGGCGTCATCAACCATCTCCACGCCTTTGGTGGCGCGCCGGTCATGCTGACCACCGATGTGGTCCCGACCGTTGACCCGGCGATCGAGGTGCACCTGGTGCCACCGGCTGAGGCGTTTTGGGAATACCCGGAACTGCCCAGCCTGGTGATGAACAGCCAGTTTCAGTCGGTGGCCGCCGCTACGGTTGGGTCGCGCCCGGTGTCGTTTGTCTACCAGCGCTACAGCCTAAACAGCTACGCCGGTGCCCGCTTCGCCGTCCACCACCGTGTGCCGTACGTCATGGAATACAACGGCTCGGAAATCTGGATGAGCCGTCACTGGGGATCACCGCTCGAGCACGAGGCGTTGTCGCAGCGAATCGAGCTGGCCAATCTGCAGATCGCGGACCTCGTCGTGGTCGTCAGCCAGCCGATGGCCGACGAACTCATGGCGCGAGGGGTCCCGCGAGACAAGATTCTGGTCAATCCCAATGGCGTGGAACCCGATCGATACTCGCCCGGCATCGACGGCAGCGAAGTTCGTATCCAGCATGGGCTCGTGGGCAAGACCGTGATCGGCTTCATCGGCACCATGGGGCCGTGGCACGGCGCCGAGGTCCTGGCGGCCGCGTTCGCGAAACTGCTGGCGTCGCATCCGGAGTACCGAGAGACCGTCCGCCTGCTGATGATCGGCGACGGCGTGAAGATGGGCGAGGTGACGGCAGCCCTTGAGGCCGGCGGCGTCGGTGACCTCACAGTGCTGGCCGGCATTGTCCCGCAGGCCGAGGGACCGCGATACCTGGCCGCGTGCGACATTCTCGCCTCGCCTCATGTGCCAAATCCTGATGGCACGCCGTTCTTCGGGTCGCCGACGAAGCTGTTCGAATACATGGCGATGGGGAAGGGAATTGTCGCCTCCGACCTCGATCAGGTCGGGGAAATCCTGGAGCATGGCCGTGCCGCGCAGATGACCGTGCCCGGCAATGTCGATTCGCTGGTCGAAGGACTGCGTGTGCTGGTCGAAGATCCCACCCGGCGCGAGGCGCTGGGCGCCGAAGCCCGGCGCCTGGCCGTCGCACGGCATTCGTGGCGCGAGCACACGCGCCGCATCATCCAGGCACTCACCGAACGCGTGCCCGTTTCGTGA